The Salvia miltiorrhiza cultivar Shanhuang (shh) chromosome 1, IMPLAD_Smil_shh, whole genome shotgun sequence genome has a window encoding:
- the LOC131002234 gene encoding probable U3 small nucleolar RNA-associated protein 11: protein MSSLRNALPRKAHKERSQPHSRKKFGLLEKHKDYVERARAFHRKEETLQKLKEKAAFRNPDEFYFKMIKSKTVRGVHREEGEANKYTKEELMLMKTQDIGYILQKLQTEKKKIEKLNATLHSVDNQSSTQHVYYAEDRTEAREVRAQASEHRENHSFEDLPKDIKRKTIASYRELEARRSRVKELEKIYMDMAMQKELQKKGRKRKLREDEIVCPTAGPVFKWRQERKR, encoded by the exons CGTTCTCAGCC GCATTCGAGGAAGAAATTTGGGCTGCTTGAGAAGCATAAGGACTATGTCGAACGTGCACGTGCCTTCCACAGAAAAGAGGAAACATTGCAA AAACTCAAGGAAAAGGCGGCGTTTAGGAATCCGGATGAGTTTTACTTCAAGATGATTAAATCAAAAACTGTTCGTGGAGTCCACAGAGAGGA GGGTGAAGCGAACAAGTACACCAAGGAAGAACTGATGTTGATGAAGACGCAAGATATTGGATATATTTTGCAGAAACTTCAAACAGAGAAAAAG AAAATTGAAAAGCTAAATGCTACACTGCATTCTGTTGACAATCAGTCATCAACCCAACATGTTTACTATGCTGAAGATAG gacTGAAGCAAGAGAAGTTCGAGCTCAGGCTTCTGAACACAGAGAAAATCACTCTTTTGAAGATTTGCCCAAAGATATTAAACG GAAGACAATTGCTTCGTACCGTGAGCTAGAAGCTAGAAGAAGCCGGGTTAAAGAGCTAGAGAAGATATACATGGATATGGCAATGCAGAAAGAATTGCAG AAAAAGGGCCGGAAACGGAAGCTTCGTGAAGATGAAATTGTTTGTCCAACGGCAGGACCTGTATTCAAATGGCGGCAGGAAAGAAAACGCTGA
- the LOC131001958 gene encoding L-2-hydroxyglutarate dehydrogenase, mitochondrial: MRLNSSIKISRALMSAAVKDGWISGSLESVPKETAEAVVIGAGVVGVAVARELAAKGGREVLVVESAPTFGTGSSSRNSEVIHAGIYYPPNSLKARLCVRGRHLLYDYCRAHGIPHKQIGKLIVATRPSEVPKLSELMSRGVENGVEGLRMMDGEEAMRVEPQLYCTKALLSPVSGIIDSHSLMLSLLGEAESHGAIFSYNTSVIGGRYEGGRLQLYVCESESLRNWDRASPLKPDLILSPRIVVNSAGLGALPLAKRIHGLDDGIVPTPYFARGCYFTLSNVRSPPFQHLIYPLPEDGGLGVHVTLDLNGQVKFGPDVEWIDGVDEVSNWLNLFDYSVGGDGANRFYPEIRKYYPDLRDGSLEAGYAGIRPKLCGKQQIPSDFVVQGEKLHGVRGLVNLFGIESPGLTASMAIAEHVVPQLSHHFN; this comes from the exons ATGAGACTCAACAGCTCAATCAAGATTTCCCGGGCCCTTATGTCGGCTGCCGTGAAAGATGGGTGGATTTCCGGTAGTTTGGAATCTGTGCCCAAGGAAACGGCGGAAGCGGTGGTGATAGGCGCCGGAGTGGTGGGCGTGGCGGTGGCGCGTGAGCTTGCCGCGAAAGGTGGGAGGGAGGTTTTGGTTGTGGAGTCGGCGCCGACTTTTGGGACTGGCTCCAGTTCTCGTAACAGTGAAGTTATTCATGCTGGTATTTATTACCCTCCAAATTCCCTCAAG GCACGTTTGTGTGTGAGAGGAAGGCATTTGCTCTACGACTATTGTAGAGCACATGGCATTCCTCATAAACAGATTGGCAAGCTGATTGTTGCCACTCGGCCTTCAGAAGTTCCCAAGTTGAGTGAGTTGATGAGTCGAGGGGTTGAGAATGGAGTGGAAGGTTTGAGGATGATGGACGGGGAAGAAGCTATGCGTGTCGAGCCACAGCTCTACTGCACCAAAGCCTTGCTATCGCCCGTTTCTGGGATCATTGATTCCCATTCTTTGATGCTCTCGCTGCTG GGGGAAGCTGAGAGCCATGGAGCCATCTTCTCTTACAATACTAGTGTGATTGGTGGTAGATACGAGGGAGGCCGACTTCAGCTGTACGTTTGTGAGAGCGAGTCCCTTAGAAACTGGGACAGGGCGTCTCCCTTGAAGCCCGATCTAATTCTTAGTCCCAGAATTGTTGTGAACTCTGCTGGCCTGGGTGCTCTGCCTCTTGCCAAGAGGATTCACGGCCTAGATGATGGGATCGTCCCAACGCCCTACTTTGCTCGTGGCTGCTACTTTACGTTGTCAAATGTAAGATCGCCTCCCTTCCAGCATCTGATCTATCCCCTACCGGAAGATGGTGGGCTCGGGGTTCATGTCACTTTGGATTTGAACGGCCAGGTGAAGTTCGGCCCTGATGTCGAGTGGATTGATGGTGTGGACGAGGTCTCAAACTGGCTCAACTT GTTTGATTATTCTGTGGGAGGAGATGGTGCAAATCGTTTTTACCCAGAAATAAGGAAGTACTATCCAGATCTAAGGGATGGATCGTTGGAAGCGGGGTATGCCGGTATTCGACCCAAGCTTTGTGGGAAGCAGCAGATTCCAAGTGATTTTGTAGTGCAG GGAGAGAAGCTTCATGGCGTACGAGGTTTGGTAAACCTGTTTGGTATCGAATCACCTGGCTTAACTGCAAGTATGGCCATTGCAGAGCATGTTGTACCTCAATTATCACATCATTTCAATTAA